One Cuculus canorus isolate bCucCan1 chromosome 2, bCucCan1.pri, whole genome shotgun sequence genomic region harbors:
- the PP2D1 gene encoding LOW QUALITY PROTEIN: protein phosphatase 2C-like domain-containing protein 1 (The sequence of the model RefSeq protein was modified relative to this genomic sequence to represent the inferred CDS: inserted 1 base in 1 codon), protein MQNYSLLLQRNSLQKXYSFTANRMTQEEKSQNKQNPPDFELSGDEEDHLEKVTTAPKNDDSKHIFCSACQQTIYPYQLLYHKKTHKALNLLGFDSPQTKTDNKTLLAQRQKLISKLTKIPKYSEAHRQKIDYSFEFLTDNHTPTSYCDLANINNPSTFKKTSNALIKALSICQDKNSTWQRDMEDRFIVLDNYGNRSDTCFLGLVDGSHGVTAAETVAAELPLLFLDQLAQVDSSYKKSKDEQQILDSFATVLKADYREKERIFSDKPGNDKTDKTNAYEWIHKAYAKSFWRMDRLLQLGRNEVSKVRWTGCSVVTCVVERIPSEEIHGTQEEENKHYENNRHSPPAKTAKGVAGLLHIANIGNAHAVLCKNGKSYCLSKEHSTSNVSERNRILQNGGHISTNEPDGLVEGFLKTTRGLGHHGDPVLKRSVIPVPHTISVPIDDTCQFLILASNGLWEVLDYNQVHTLTLTTFTDYVRMHESVQPNGTSSSKCQYSMPLTEDNLNDSKAINNLQDGILYSNKDIFLNDSKGNLKQNEPKYSGKNYLQSENGSHMDGYKNQADPELFLFSNNKVNTQNGEVKQSSSSIQGGSEDLKQFEDRKVYLCNSFQPQSQTTEQETDTDSFPATAPSPAHKQRQENEVAVGSDDRKQLPEDTKACLSNNDSRPHLAEKMDSKVFCDKPASHVGEELLKTVSPVVSKPPSLFEEDAETYPSNYGPQTAGRGSLCLTSEALYYNAASYVSEQLVKTALAAGSRDNITVLIVLLNGCDMIPNYINT, encoded by the exons ATGCAGAACTACAGCCTGCTactgcagagaaacagcttACAAA GTTACTCTTTCACTGCAAATAG AAtgacacaggaggaaaaatctcagaacaaacaaaatccacCTGATTTTGAACTTTCCGGAGATGAGGAAGATCACCTGGAGAAGGTCACAACAGCACCCAAGAACGATGATTCCAAGCACATTTTTTGCTCTGCATGCCAACAAACAATATATCCGTACCAACTTCTTTATCATAAGAAGACACACAAAGCCCTAAATTTGCTGGGCTTTGACAGCCCTCAAACAAAGACTGACAACAAAACACTTTTGGCTCAGAGACAGAAACTAATTTCAAAATTGACCAAGATTCCTAAGTATTCCGAGGCACACAGGCAGAAGATTGATTATTCATTTGAATTCCTTACGGATAATCACACTCCTACATCATATTGTGATCTTGCTAATATTAACAATCCCAGtacttttaagaaaacaagtaatgctttaataaaagcattatCAATTTGCCAAGATAAAAATTCCACATGGCAGAGAGACATGGAAGACAGATTTATAGTGCTTGACAACTATGGAAACAGGTCAGATACGTGTTTTCTAGGCTTAGTTGATGGCTCTCATGGTGtgacagctgcagaaacagttGCAGCAGAGCTTCCACTTTTATTTCTTGACCAGCTTGCTCAAGTGGATTCCTCCTACAAAAAGAGTAAGGATGAACAGCAAATTCTAGATTCTTTTGCCACAGTACTCAAGGCCGATtacagggaaaaagagaggatTTTCTCTGATAAACCAGGCAATGACAAGACCGACAAGACCAACGCTTATGAATGGATTCACAAAGCATATGCCAAGTCCTTTTGGAGAATGGATAGACTTTTACAACTGGGAAGGAATGAGGTTTCCAAAGTTCGGTGGACTGGCTGTTCAGTGGTTACCTGTGTGGTAGAAAGAATCCCCAGTGAAGAGATACATGGCActcaagaagaagaaaataaacattatgAAAACAACAGGCATAGTCCACCAGCCAAGACAGCCAAAGGAGTTGCTGGGTTACTGCACATTGCTAATATAG GTAACGCACACGCAGTCTTatgtaaaaatggaaagagtTACTGCCTCTCAAAAGAACACAGCACTTCTAATGTAAGCGAGAGAAATCGTATACTTCAGAATGGTGGACACATCAGCACAAATGAACCAGATGGATTAGTAGAGGGGTTCCTGAAAACTACAAGAGGTCTTGGACATCATGGAGATCCGGTACTGAAAAGATCTGTTATACCTGTACCTCATACAATATCTGTCCCTATTGATGACACGTGCCAGTTTCTTATTTTAGCTTCTAATGGGCTTTGGGAGGTTTTGGACTACAATCAAGTACATACATTAACTCTAACAACATTCACTGATTATGTGAGAATGCATGAAAGTGTTCAACCAAATGGAACTTCTTCATCTAAGTGTCAGTATTCAATGCCCCTCACTGAAGACAACTTAAATGACTCAAAGGCCATTAATAATCTGCAAGATGGAATACTATATTccaataaagacatttttctcaaTGACTCAAAAGGcaatctgaaacaaaatgagCCAAAATATTCTGGGAAGAACTATTTACAAAGTGAAAATGGATCTCATATGGATGGCTACAAAAATCAAGCTGATCcagaactgtttcttttcagtaacaATAAAGTAAATACGCAGAATGGAGAGGTAAAACAGTCCAGTTCTAGCATACAAGGTGGCTCTGAAGATCTGAAACAATTTGAGGACAGAAAAGTTTATCTATGTAACAGCTTCCAGCCACAGTCACAGACCACAGAGCAAGAAACAGACACTGACTCTTTCCCTGCAACAGCTCCAAGTCCCGCCCATAAGCAGCGGCAAGAGAATGAAGTGGCAGTAGGGTCTGACGACAGGAAACAGCTCCCAGAAGATACAAAAGCATGCCTATCTAATAATGACTCACGTCCACATCTGGCAGAAAAAATGGACTCCAAGGTATTTTGTGACAAACCTGCAAGTCACGTTGGTGAAGAACTGCTAAAGACTGTATCCCCAGTGGTCTCTAAACCACCATCACTGTTTGAAGAAGATGCAGAAACTTACCCATCCAATTATGGACCACAAACTGCAGGAAGAGGCAGTTTGTGCCTCACCTCTGAGGCACTCTATTACAATGCAGCAAGCTACGTTAGTGAACAACTGGTAAAGACTGCACTAGCTGCAGGTTCAAGAGATAATATTACTGTTTTGATTGTACTTCTAAATGGGTGTGATATGATACCCAATTACATCAACACTTAA